In the genome of Notamacropus eugenii isolate mMacEug1 chromosome 5, mMacEug1.pri_v2, whole genome shotgun sequence, one region contains:
- the LOC140507390 gene encoding uncharacterized protein: MLHQWKKKTSGNHCVPDSDYSKCLTEEGKLFQSHRKGSHTGVKPYGYNQCGKIFTQKGHLAPHQKIHTVEKPYRCNQSGRAFTHNSLLIAHQRIHTGEKPYECNQCGKTFTQKGHLATHQKLHTGEKPYRCNQCGKAFTHSYSFSAHQKIHTGEKPYTCNECGKAFRVSSQLTTHQRIHTGEKSFQCNLCAKTFTQRSNLAGHRRIHTGEKPYRCNQCGNAFTMRCHLTTHQRIHTGEKPYECNQCGKAFTRNINLAKHQRIHTGEKP, translated from the coding sequence ATGCTACATCAGTGGAAGAAAAAGACCTCAGGGAATCACTGTGTTCCAGATAGTGATTATAGCAAATGCCTTACAGAAGAAGGAAAGCTTTTTCAGTCCCATAGAAAGGGAAGCCACACTGGAGTGAAACCTTATGGAtataatcagtgtggaaagattTTCACACAGAAGGGCCATCTTGCTCCACATCAAAAAATCCACACTGTAGAGAAACCTTATAGATGTAATCAGAGTGGAAGGGCTTTCACACATAACTCCTTGCTTATTgcgcatcagagaatccacactggagagaagccttatgaatgtaatcagtgtggaaagactttcacacaGAAGGGCCATCTTGCTACACATCAAAAACtgcacactggagagaaaccttatagatgtaatcagtgtggaaaggctttcacacatAGTTATAGTTTTTCTGCacatcagaaaatccacactggagagaaaccttatacatgtaatgaatgtggaaaggctttcagagtgAGCTCCCAACTCActacacatcagagaatccatactggagagaaatctTTCCAATGTAATctatgtgcaaaaacttttacaCAGAGGTCTAATCTTGCTGGCCATCgaagaatccatactggagagaagccttatagatgtaatcagtgtggaaatgCTTTCACAATGCGCTGTCATCTCActacacatcagagaatccacactggagagaagccttatgaatgtaatcaatgtggaaaggctttcacacggAACATCAACCttgctaaacatcagagaattcatactggggagaaaccctAG